The proteins below are encoded in one region of Heliomicrobium gestii:
- a CDS encoding CBO0543 family protein has translation MVTDAMLLEARLTFNQLSLQHYLESELFSTGWWFIVGLLTVFYVTWWKLLDKSRFLEILLFGSFMAVSNAFMDNIGTSSSHWMYFTRLVPLSPGPFPIDYTVVPILFMLAYQYTNTWKTFLLGSAIAGFLLNAIIFPIMVSINIKHHYNFSLVYYFFLGIGASLLCRYLILAIIKRQFQAEGIQDPSPLLHPSLVPARRPIEADEE, from the coding sequence ATGGTGACCGATGCGATGCTGCTTGAGGCGCGGCTTACCTTTAACCAGCTCTCGTTGCAGCACTATCTGGAGTCTGAATTGTTTTCCACCGGTTGGTGGTTTATCGTCGGTCTGCTCACGGTATTCTACGTTACCTGGTGGAAACTCCTGGATAAGAGCCGCTTTCTCGAAATTCTGCTGTTCGGTTCCTTCATGGCCGTGTCCAACGCTTTTATGGACAATATCGGCACCAGCTCCAGTCACTGGATGTACTTTACCCGTCTTGTCCCCCTGAGTCCGGGGCCATTCCCGATCGACTATACGGTTGTCCCGATCCTTTTTATGTTGGCCTATCAGTATACAAACACGTGGAAAACTTTTTTGCTCGGATCGGCGATCGCGGGATTCCTATTGAATGCCATCATCTTTCCCATCATGGTAAGTATTAATATAAAACACCATTACAATTTCTCCCTAGTCTATTACTTCTTCCTGGGTATTGGCGCTAGCCTGTTGTGCCGCTACCTCATCTTGGCAATCATTAAGCGGCAGTTCCAGGCGGAGGGCATTCAAGACCCCTCACCGCTGCTCCATCCGTCCCTAGTGCCTGCCAGAAGACCGATAGAGGCGGACGAGGAGTAA
- a CDS encoding AAA family ATPase has protein sequence MRPIQLTIAGLHSFRKKQEIHFEQLIDAGVFGIFGKTGSGKSTILDAITLALYGEVVRAKNGTQGILNHGEKSLEVSFLFELGAGGERTRYRVERRYVRNDDISVNNKVSRLVRIDPTGAETVLEDRSRDMTRTIEKLLGMTCRDFTRAVVLPQGKFAEFLSLTGKERRDMLQRLFNLEKYGKELNERVALRLSSVARDKSNVERELAGLGDASDEAVRRAEGAAAAAKAGEEKARAMLKTARAGFEEAQEVDKLQKQRGGKEAEINAHTQKASQCQEALRALERAEQAERVFPLVQREATAAAAEQAAALQKQAAEVEAQSLRQQLILCERQAQQAEAARDEQEPLLMQRGAQLEEAQKLEVEIDTYRGEWRRIAADLKKSRDVATTAEGLIDERSTERDRLKTALAASERELAGNLVDSAYRAQVAEGMHKGAEFLREATVFDRANGQFLERQQSLERARRQQEQKGERAQDLTRRRQACEAREKEQVAQVPFSEEELSRLEVGLMEQRGLLARLADMEKQRADHRCAAGRIGEAMADCQGRLQRLEADCARLEGERQKQKDAYQERLLQDRAAMAALLASDLHPGDPCPVCGSLEHPCVNARGAKPSAGHSAEEEKVSFEQAMEKLERALRQGTGELEQARLEKSNLQTRQEMLEQELNRLAAAIGEVGQESRRKWTGAEALGWPALFPLHLPTELHRPTEQTGRSALEKQIPIEKAASIEGVPIADAPIGDAPVEKEVPTERENPVLRFEQWLGGAEREWAKQKAAWQRWRDELEQIRLELRQLGDQVTQAQAEHDASIQLAQVAEGESMQAKAALDEAQARWDEAQAAFRQALEPLGLAAVTPLTDGAEQVKALEEGLRRKDRRCDELRRQIQACQAEILCCEEDLAKAQQQNQAAQGDVIRLTAQLEAIEGQARIRADRLQAITQGTPALLLIEKNTAQLDQLRSDARKARETWQQVQARCQQAQDERTRRESAWEAARQALDECRREREAALRKEEFVSVEEVRDARLEPGEMAEKKRWVADYQDREKGLSAEFAQIESQLAGRQVSPEALAEKERTLAEATEQSDRATRERGAADQALKELQGKQQRWQALHRQGEELRRQEGLLGQLKSLFAGNVFVDFLAQEQVEFVAQQASEQLKRMTRNRYALEHVSDGGFVIRDDANGGVKRPVTSLSGGETFQASLALALALSAQIQLKGMYPLEFFFLDEGFGSLDADAIDVVMGTLERLQLGNRSIGVISHVQELQQRLSRRLVVDQGDMEGSRVRLEIG, from the coding sequence ATGAGGCCGATCCAGTTGACCATCGCCGGGTTGCACAGCTTTCGGAAAAAACAGGAGATCCACTTTGAACAACTCATCGATGCCGGCGTCTTTGGCATTTTCGGAAAAACCGGCAGCGGCAAGTCGACCATCCTTGATGCGATCACCCTGGCCCTTTACGGCGAGGTAGTGCGCGCCAAGAACGGCACCCAGGGGATCCTCAACCACGGTGAAAAGAGCCTGGAGGTGTCCTTCCTCTTCGAACTCGGCGCCGGCGGCGAGCGAACACGGTATCGCGTCGAGCGCAGGTATGTCCGCAACGATGACATCTCTGTCAACAACAAGGTGAGCCGGCTGGTGCGGATCGATCCCACGGGCGCCGAGACGGTGCTGGAGGACCGGAGCCGCGATATGACGCGGACGATCGAAAAGCTGCTCGGCATGACCTGCCGGGACTTCACCCGCGCCGTCGTGCTCCCGCAAGGGAAGTTCGCCGAGTTTTTGAGCCTGACCGGAAAAGAACGGCGGGACATGCTGCAGCGGCTCTTCAACTTGGAGAAGTACGGCAAGGAATTGAACGAGCGCGTGGCCCTGCGTCTCAGCAGCGTCGCCCGGGACAAGAGCAATGTGGAAAGGGAACTGGCCGGCCTCGGCGACGCCTCGGACGAAGCGGTCCGGCGCGCCGAAGGGGCGGCAGCGGCGGCAAAAGCGGGCGAGGAGAAGGCAAGGGCCATGTTGAAGACGGCCAGAGCCGGCTTTGAGGAAGCGCAAGAGGTGGACAAGCTGCAGAAGCAGCGGGGGGGCAAGGAAGCGGAAATCAACGCCCACACGCAAAAGGCCAGCCAATGCCAGGAGGCGCTACGGGCGTTGGAGCGGGCCGAGCAGGCGGAGCGGGTCTTTCCCCTGGTGCAACGGGAAGCGACGGCGGCAGCGGCTGAGCAGGCGGCGGCCCTGCAGAAACAAGCGGCCGAGGTGGAGGCGCAGTCGTTGCGCCAGCAACTCATCCTGTGTGAGCGGCAGGCCCAGCAGGCGGAAGCGGCGAGAGACGAACAGGAACCGCTGTTGATGCAGCGGGGCGCGCAACTGGAAGAGGCGCAAAAGCTGGAGGTTGAGATCGATACATACCGGGGGGAATGGCGACGGATCGCCGCCGACCTGAAGAAAAGCCGGGACGTCGCGACCACGGCAGAAGGGTTGATTGACGAGCGGTCAACAGAACGGGATCGCCTCAAAACCGCACTGGCGGCGTCGGAAAGGGAACTTGCCGGCAACCTTGTCGATTCGGCCTACCGGGCGCAGGTGGCTGAAGGGATGCATAAGGGCGCCGAGTTTCTTCGCGAGGCCACTGTCTTCGATCGGGCCAACGGGCAGTTCCTGGAGCGGCAACAGTCGCTTGAAAGGGCGCGTCGGCAGCAGGAGCAAAAAGGGGAGCGGGCGCAGGATCTGACGCGCCGGCGGCAGGCCTGCGAGGCTCGGGAAAAAGAACAGGTCGCCCAGGTTCCCTTTTCCGAGGAGGAACTCAGCCGGCTGGAAGTGGGGCTGATGGAGCAACGCGGCCTGTTGGCGCGGTTGGCGGACATGGAGAAACAGCGCGCCGACCATCGGTGCGCCGCCGGGCGGATCGGGGAGGCGATGGCGGACTGCCAGGGACGGCTGCAGCGACTGGAAGCAGACTGCGCCCGCCTGGAAGGGGAACGGCAAAAACAAAAGGATGCCTACCAGGAACGGCTCCTGCAGGACAGAGCCGCCATGGCCGCATTGCTGGCGAGCGACCTGCACCCGGGTGACCCCTGCCCGGTCTGCGGTTCCCTGGAACACCCCTGCGTCAATGCCCGTGGGGCCAAGCCCTCGGCCGGGCACTCGGCCGAGGAGGAAAAAGTCTCCTTCGAACAGGCCATGGAGAAACTCGAAAGGGCGCTACGCCAAGGGACGGGCGAACTGGAACAGGCGCGACTGGAGAAGAGCAACCTGCAGACGCGCCAGGAGATGCTGGAGCAAGAACTGAACCGTCTCGCCGCCGCCATCGGGGAGGTAGGTCAGGAGAGCCGTCGAAAGTGGACGGGCGCAGAAGCGCTGGGATGGCCCGCCCTCTTCCCACTCCATCTCCCCACCGAACTCCATAGGCCGACGGAACAGACGGGGCGATCGGCGCTCGAAAAACAAATCCCGATCGAAAAAGCTGCATCGATTGAAGGTGTGCCTATTGCAGATGCACCTATTGGAGATGCGCCTGTTGAAAAAGAAGTTCCTACCGAAAGGGAGAATCCTGTTCTACGGTTCGAGCAGTGGCTCGGAGGCGCGGAACGGGAATGGGCGAAACAAAAGGCCGCCTGGCAAAGATGGAGAGACGAACTCGAGCAGATTCGTCTGGAACTGCGCCAACTGGGCGATCAGGTCACCCAGGCCCAGGCCGAGCATGACGCCAGCATCCAACTGGCGCAAGTGGCCGAAGGGGAGTCCATGCAGGCAAAAGCCGCCCTCGATGAGGCCCAGGCGCGCTGGGACGAGGCGCAGGCCGCCTTCCGCCAGGCCCTCGAACCGCTGGGACTGGCTGCGGTGACGCCCTTGACGGACGGGGCCGAACAGGTAAAGGCGCTCGAAGAGGGCTTGCGCCGGAAGGACCGGCGCTGTGATGAACTGCGCCGCCAAATCCAGGCTTGCCAGGCGGAGATCCTTTGCTGTGAAGAGGACTTGGCGAAGGCGCAGCAACAGAACCAGGCCGCCCAAGGGGACGTGATCCGGCTGACGGCCCAACTGGAGGCCATCGAAGGGCAGGCGCGCATACGGGCAGACCGGTTGCAGGCGATCACGCAGGGAACGCCGGCGTTGCTGCTGATCGAGAAAAATACGGCCCAGTTGGACCAACTGCGCAGCGATGCCCGGAAGGCCCGCGAGACATGGCAACAGGTGCAGGCGCGCTGCCAGCAGGCCCAGGATGAGCGAACCCGTCGGGAGAGCGCCTGGGAAGCGGCCCGCCAAGCCCTCGACGAATGCCGGCGTGAACGGGAAGCGGCGCTGCGGAAGGAAGAGTTCGTTTCTGTCGAAGAGGTTCGCGACGCCCGGCTTGAACCCGGTGAGATGGCGGAAAAGAAACGCTGGGTCGCCGACTATCAGGACCGGGAGAAAGGGCTGTCGGCTGAATTCGCCCAGATCGAGTCGCAGTTGGCGGGACGGCAGGTGTCGCCGGAGGCGCTGGCAGAGAAGGAGAGGACTCTGGCCGAGGCGACGGAACAGAGCGATCGCGCCACCCGCGAGCGGGGCGCCGCCGATCAGGCGCTGAAGGAACTGCAAGGCAAGCAGCAGCGCTGGCAGGCGCTGCACCGGCAAGGGGAAGAACTGCGCCGGCAGGAGGGCCTGCTGGGTCAACTGAAATCGCTCTTCGCCGGCAATGTCTTTGTCGACTTTTTGGCCCAAGAGCAGGTCGAGTTTGTGGCCCAGCAAGCGTCAGAGCAACTGAAGCGGATGACGCGCAACCGGTACGCCCTGGAGCATGTGTCTGATGGCGGCTTTGTCATCCGCGACGACGCCAATGGCGGGGTCAAGCGCCCCGTCACCTCCCTGTCGGGCGGTGAAACCTTCCAGGCCTCGCTGGCCCTGGCGCTCGCCCTGTCGGCGCAGATCCAGTTAAAGGGGATGTACCCCTTAGAGTTTTTTTTCCTCGATGAAGGATTTGGCTCCCTCGACGCCGATGCCATCGATGTGGTGATGGGTACGTTGGAGCGACTGCAACTGGGCAACCGGTCGATCGGCGTGATCAGCCATGTCCAGGAACTTCAGCAACGGCTCAGCCGCCGGTTGGTCGTCGACCAGGGCGATATGGAAGGCAGCCGGGTGCGGCTGGAGATCGGGTGA
- a CDS encoding metallophosphoesterase family protein: protein MRILHTSDWHLGKTLEGRDRQAEQEAFIDEICAICDREQVDLVLLAGDVYQHANPSAAAEELFYDAVSRLANQGRRGVVIIAGNHDNPERLCAAAPLADRHGITLLGLPKDVLQPYLPARADRVRRVDAGASWVEMALPGCDHHAVIAALPYPSEGRLKELLAQSTDDREIQKGYNERLALIFRDLSGHFRDDTVNLVMSHLYVRGGAVSDSENPIQVGAAYAVDPAVFPEKAQYVALGHLHRPQDAAGGAAPIRYAGSPLAYSFSEAGQAKSVTLVDLLPREPAQVREILLASGKPLVRWVVTGGMEELQRRVAAGDDANAWIDLELHLAQPLTLDEIGLIKGLHRGIVNIVPKVGRTRADVSAGESMENLSVEQRFIRFYQRQTGAEAPDPALLELFLELLQDERDNGKNPGDLDGEEAPATQGKRGEAAQ, encoded by the coding sequence GTGCGGATCCTTCACACGTCAGACTGGCATCTCGGCAAGACCCTGGAGGGCCGGGACCGGCAGGCGGAACAGGAAGCCTTTATCGATGAAATCTGCGCCATCTGTGATCGGGAGCAGGTCGACCTGGTGCTGCTTGCCGGCGATGTGTACCAGCATGCCAACCCGAGCGCGGCGGCGGAGGAGCTTTTTTATGACGCCGTCAGCCGGCTGGCAAACCAGGGCCGGCGGGGGGTGGTGATCATCGCCGGCAACCATGACAATCCGGAGCGCCTCTGCGCCGCGGCGCCGCTGGCCGATCGCCACGGCATCACGCTGCTGGGCCTGCCCAAGGATGTGCTCCAGCCATACCTGCCGGCGCGGGCCGATCGGGTGCGCCGCGTCGACGCCGGCGCCTCTTGGGTGGAGATGGCTCTGCCCGGTTGCGACCACCACGCCGTGATCGCTGCGCTGCCTTACCCCTCAGAGGGTCGCCTGAAGGAACTGCTCGCCCAGAGCACGGACGATCGGGAGATTCAAAAGGGCTACAACGAACGGCTGGCGTTGATCTTTCGGGATTTGTCCGGCCATTTTCGCGACGATACGGTAAATCTGGTCATGTCCCATCTCTATGTGCGCGGCGGCGCTGTCTCCGATTCGGAAAATCCGATCCAGGTGGGCGCCGCCTATGCCGTCGATCCGGCGGTCTTTCCCGAGAAGGCGCAGTACGTCGCCCTGGGCCACCTGCACCGGCCCCAGGACGCGGCGGGCGGCGCGGCCCCGATCCGCTATGCCGGATCACCGCTGGCCTACAGTTTTTCCGAAGCGGGACAAGCCAAGTCGGTGACCCTTGTCGATCTGTTGCCCCGTGAACCGGCGCAGGTGCGAGAGATCCTCCTTGCGTCGGGCAAACCCCTCGTCCGGTGGGTCGTGACCGGAGGGATGGAGGAACTGCAGCGGCGTGTCGCGGCGGGCGACGACGCCAACGCCTGGATCGACCTGGAACTCCATCTCGCCCAACCGCTTACCCTGGACGAGATCGGCCTGATCAAGGGCCTTCACCGTGGTATTGTGAACATCGTGCCCAAGGTGGGCCGAACAAGGGCAGACGTCTCAGCCGGCGAATCCATGGAAAACCTGTCCGTCGAACAGCGCTTCATCCGTTTCTACCAGCGCCAGACCGGCGCCGAGGCGCCCGATCCGGCGCTGCTGGAGCTGTTTCTGGAACTGCTCCAGGACGAACGGGACAACGGGAAGAACCCCGGCGACCTTGACGGCGAGGAAGCGCCCGCAACGCAGGGGAAACGAGGGGAGGCGGCGCAATGA
- the helD gene encoding RNA polymerase recycling motor HelD — protein sequence MDKDQQGRQEELQYLEQTERLLQTLLNRELDQLDQRKEALIEARRDMWENTVHASQDFAQLTEMNQYLAGVNQQTAGYVNTLRQVEKYRRMIGAPYFGRFDFVEDGYDEVEKIYVGLHTLTDPASHHIFVYDWRAPVSSIFYRHEPGRAAYEAPSGIVEGDVLRKRQYKINEGNLVYFFDCNVVITDQILQEILSQNASPKMRTIVETIQKEQDRIIRDRDTDLLIVQGVAGSGKTSIALHRIAFLLYEGHQSRLQWNNVLILSPNAIFSQYISHVLPELGEENVAQTTFDAIATAALAEPFIVESRAEQLETLLQSGGNPSRQRAIAFKGSRAFLTLLDRLIDHWAHREIAFEDVYYDSVTVETGQQLKNRFLNNKIGLPMAVQLRRLEETILKKIPPLQKRRRQRIEKIVAQSEGRDFEIKAFSRLLSMKETKALRRRLHRFTRVDYRHLYERLFTDPPLFARLARGLSLPEGIAEAMASASASASKSAGNATGSSGMLGGLFAETGERLRQGRVAYEDAAPLLYLKFRLEGCSLYSDIKQVVIDEAQDYTPLQYAIFALLFKEARYTVLGDICQSVEREGDLRLYDDVVQILQKPKTLRLDLNKGYRSSQEISAFARRLLAKEQGGLSFERHDEAPRIERAETEAAMVDAVARHAAASLEAGFGTVAVICKSQREAERLHSRLKGKHPVQLIQPHEGWVEKGVSVVSAYLAKGLEFDAVIVYGADKGRYASDLDRRLLYIACTRALHRLTLCYCGEISPFLTASASPSERRLPM from the coding sequence ATGGACAAGGATCAACAAGGCCGCCAGGAAGAGCTCCAGTACCTTGAACAGACGGAGCGACTCCTCCAAACCCTTTTGAACCGCGAACTGGACCAACTGGATCAGCGCAAAGAGGCCCTCATTGAGGCGAGACGAGACATGTGGGAGAACACCGTTCACGCCTCCCAGGACTTTGCCCAACTGACCGAGATGAACCAGTACCTCGCCGGCGTCAACCAGCAGACGGCGGGCTATGTGAACACGTTGAGACAGGTGGAAAAATACAGGCGCATGATCGGCGCCCCCTACTTCGGCCGCTTCGACTTCGTTGAGGATGGCTATGACGAGGTCGAGAAGATTTATGTGGGCCTCCATACGTTGACCGATCCGGCGAGCCACCATATCTTTGTCTATGATTGGCGAGCGCCTGTCTCCAGCATCTTTTACCGGCATGAACCGGGACGAGCCGCCTATGAGGCCCCCAGCGGCATCGTCGAAGGCGACGTCCTCCGCAAGCGGCAGTACAAGATCAACGAGGGGAACCTGGTCTACTTTTTCGATTGCAACGTCGTCATCACCGACCAGATCCTCCAGGAGATCCTCAGCCAAAACGCCTCGCCGAAGATGCGCACCATCGTTGAAACGATTCAAAAGGAGCAGGACCGGATCATCCGCGACCGGGACACGGACCTGCTCATCGTCCAGGGCGTCGCCGGCAGCGGCAAGACCTCCATCGCCCTGCACCGCATCGCCTTCCTGCTCTATGAAGGCCACCAATCCCGTTTGCAGTGGAACAATGTCCTCATCCTCTCGCCCAACGCCATCTTCAGCCAGTACATCTCCCACGTTCTCCCGGAACTCGGCGAAGAAAATGTGGCCCAGACCACCTTTGACGCCATCGCCACCGCCGCCCTGGCCGAACCGTTTATCGTGGAAAGCCGAGCCGAGCAACTGGAAACGCTCCTGCAATCGGGTGGCAATCCTTCACGGCAGCGCGCCATCGCCTTTAAGGGCTCTCGCGCCTTTCTCACCCTGCTCGATCGGTTGATCGACCACTGGGCCCACCGCGAAATCGCCTTCGAAGATGTCTACTATGACAGCGTCACCGTGGAGACAGGGCAGCAGTTGAAAAATCGATTTCTGAACAACAAAATCGGCCTCCCCATGGCGGTCCAACTCCGCCGGTTGGAAGAGACGATCCTGAAAAAAATCCCGCCCTTGCAAAAGCGACGACGGCAGCGGATCGAAAAGATCGTTGCCCAGAGCGAAGGGCGCGACTTTGAAATCAAGGCCTTCAGCCGCCTCTTGTCAATGAAGGAGACGAAAGCCTTGCGCCGCCGCCTCCACCGGTTTACGCGGGTCGACTATCGCCACCTCTACGAACGGCTCTTCACGGATCCACCCCTCTTCGCCCGCCTCGCCCGTGGGCTTTCTCTCCCGGAAGGCATCGCGGAGGCGATGGCGTCGGCGTCGGCAAGCGCCTCAAAAAGCGCTGGGAACGCGACGGGAAGCTCCGGCATGCTTGGCGGGCTCTTCGCCGAGACCGGGGAGCGGCTCCGTCAAGGCCGGGTGGCTTATGAAGACGCCGCTCCCCTGCTCTACCTTAAGTTTCGGCTTGAAGGCTGTTCCCTCTACTCGGACATCAAGCAGGTGGTCATTGACGAGGCGCAGGATTACACCCCGCTACAGTACGCTATCTTTGCCCTGCTCTTCAAGGAGGCGCGCTACACCGTGCTGGGCGACATCTGCCAGAGCGTGGAAAGGGAGGGCGACCTGCGGCTCTACGACGATGTCGTCCAGATCCTCCAGAAGCCCAAAACCCTCCGGCTCGATCTGAATAAGGGATACCGTTCCTCCCAGGAGATCAGCGCCTTTGCCCGGCGCCTGCTCGCTAAGGAACAGGGCGGCCTGTCCTTCGAACGTCACGACGAGGCGCCCCGGATTGAGCGCGCCGAAACGGAGGCGGCCATGGTTGACGCTGTGGCCCGCCACGCCGCCGCTTCGCTGGAAGCCGGCTTTGGCACGGTGGCCGTCATCTGCAAAAGCCAGCGCGAGGCCGAAAGGCTCCACAGCCGGCTAAAAGGGAAGCACCCCGTCCAATTGATCCAGCCCCATGAAGGCTGGGTCGAAAAAGGCGTCTCCGTCGTCTCCGCTTATCTGGCAAAAGGCCTCGAGTTCGACGCCGTCATCGTCTACGGCGCAGACAAGGGCCGTTACGCCAGCGACCTGGACCGGCGATTGCTCTACATCGCCTGCACCCGGGCGCTCCATCGCCTGACCCTCTGCTATTGCGGGGAGATCAGCCCCTTTCTCACCGCGTCAGCCTCGCCATCGGAGCGGCGGCTGCCGATGTGA
- a CDS encoding ArsR/SmtB family transcription factor: MENDIRQYTKAAELLKALAHPVRLCILQGLMQKGDCNVSHMQHCLELPQSTISMHLQKLRVAGVVEGERQGLEVRYRIANDQVRSLLSCIFVSEI; the protein is encoded by the coding sequence ATGGAGAACGATATTCGCCAATACACCAAAGCGGCCGAACTGCTCAAAGCCCTGGCCCACCCTGTCCGCCTCTGCATCCTGCAAGGGTTGATGCAAAAGGGCGACTGCAACGTATCCCATATGCAACACTGCTTGGAATTGCCCCAGTCGACCATCTCCATGCACCTGCAGAAGTTGCGCGTCGCCGGTGTTGTCGAAGGCGAGCGCCAGGGACTCGAAGTGCGCTACCGCATCGCCAACGACCAGGTTCGAAGCTTGTTGTCCTGTATTTTTGTTTCTGAAATCTGA